In Gossypium arboreum isolate Shixiya-1 chromosome 6, ASM2569848v2, whole genome shotgun sequence, the following are encoded in one genomic region:
- the LOC108455591 gene encoding uncharacterized protein LOC108455591 has protein sequence MPNVEAREAPASLETGTGSHDRADDALSQAMLRILQRVVGPNIEVTERIMDDLDCTPEQKLKGTVSLLRDEAYQWWLTVKEGTQPDRLTWEFFKTSFQGKYMGASYVDARRREFVNLTQGGKSVVEYAAEFLYLSRYARGIVAKKYERCVQFENGLRDNLRRKEQEGLGTLKRPKKKARIDGPIRVGPPATAFGSQPCTVCGKHLQGECWVQIGACLRCGSLEHHIRDCPRRLDQMQATGMGTVQPSRGVQ, from the exons ATGCCTAacgttgaagctagagaggcaccggCTTCACTTGAGACTGGGACTGGGTCTCACGATAGAGcggacgacgcactgtcccaagccatgttgagaATTTTGCAAAGAGTCGTTGGGCCCAATATTG aGGTCActgagaggatcatggatgacctcgactgcaccccTGAACAAAAACTGAAAGGTACGGTGTCTTTGCTAagagatgaagcctatcaatGGTGGCTTACCGTTAAAGAGGGAACTCAGCCCGACCGactaacttgggaattcttcaaaACTTCTTTCCAAGGAAAATACATgggtgctagttatgtggatgcccggaggAGAGAGTTTGTTAATTTAACTCAGGGGGGTAAGTCTGTGGTTGAATATGCGGCAGAATTTCTGTACTTGAGTCGCTATGCGCGAGGCATAGTGGCAAAAAAATATGAGCGCTGTGTCCAGTTTGAGAATGGCCTCAGAGATAATTTaaga AGGAAGGAACAAGAGGGTTTGGGAACCCtcaagaggcctaagaaaaaggccagaattGATGGGCCGATTAGAGTTGGGCCCCCTGCTACTGCTTTTGGGTCGCAACCTTGTACTGTTTGTGGGAAACACCTTCAGGGTGAATGCTGGGTACAGATAGGGGCGTGTTTGAGGTGTGGATCCTTAGAGCATCACATCAGAGATTGTCCGCGTAGgctcgatcagatgcaagctactggtatgggtactgtCCAGCCATCGAGAGGTGTTCAGTAG